The genomic segment GAGATTAATGGTCTATACAGTAAGCAAATAATTCCATTGTAGCAGGATGGTCCTTTTGAAGGATAAGGATGTGGAAACTCATTGAACATACTAAGAATAATTATTGATCAACTCACCATGTGAAATCATATTGTAATTGCACACTTTACACTTGCTCTTCTCTGGACCCTAAGCTTGAATAACTTTAGCAATATGAAAGATAGAGCTTTGCAATTGGTAACAGAAGACTATTAggggaaatgtaaaaatgacattttataataaaattttgctgtacacttaccaagtagttacatagctattagtttccatTCAACTGCAGCTTTAGATTTTGAAATTTGTTGtagtattctttttgtttttggtgtaGGTAACTGACCCAGCCCACAAATACGATGGCCAAATTACTAGCTCTTACTGAATGTGTCATGTAATGCATAGGGTTAGGAAGTGTAAAAAAACTTGacttaaaagcatgaacataaaatataaccatgatatagaaaatttttaaagttattttttcttttttcataagtaGATCAGCCTACACTTCCATATATGGAGGATTCAATGCACATCTCATGCTTCGGCTGGTGTATGAATTTTCTGAATCCGACAGTGAGTGAAGATGAAGTGCGAGTAATCAAGGCTACATGCCTAGCCACCACCACATTCTCGTATTAAGGCATCAAGGTAAGTATATAAGTATAGGTGGGCTGGCATGCTCAAGTCCAGTACTGAATACCCCTTCTACTATGGAGTTATGCATAAACAAAACGGATATATACTAAAGTATGGTTTTCCTCAATGACTAATTACATGTAACTAAGAGATAAATCCTGTGGGAACTTTCCCAAGGtagacaaataaattaaaacagcaTCATTTTGCGTGTAAGTACATTCCACCACAATGTCCCACCCTTCTTGGAAACAAAGGGATGAAGCATCATCACATCTGCTTTAGACTTGTCCTAGTTACCTGTTGTGAACCCTTAGTGGAAtggtaaaaaaatatcaatatgcaCGTCCTCAGGCTAGGTAAActtttgaggttggccaatttacagaaaaaaacacagcaatgaaaagaggaagatatgcaaatgcacatggtgaaaggaaaataattctaACAAATTTTTCccaccttccatgagaagttgaaaatgactacatTTCAACCCTCGTGGGACCCCTTTTACAAGACaactgtaaattttaccaacttatgtatgttttttcttataaataattttattctattttgtaaaatataattacagcCCACACAATATCCAAAAGATAAGAaacaaaatcagtaacaaattcttagcatatttgttgaaaaatatttacgaaaaTTTAACGAGAAAGAAGATtcagtaattttcttatttttacatgtttttttgtaatatttctttggaCTTTTCTTTGCAAATTACTTTTGCAaccgacatactatcataaaagaccaGAACAAAACCCAACAGTAACCCCTTGGTATAttcatgagcaaatttacaaaaaggcatcatgtgagacagagacGCAGTACATTTCTCCCTAcaagtcagaagcagaactgaagtcctgagatgccagATTTGTGATTTAGccaatgtaaaagttgccattagtgaatttatgggctatagaagcattggcacctctttcctgccgattctttccaaattgatggcacttaacccttaaacggcgactggacgtattttacgtcgacattttttgtctctcgggtgccgactggacttattttacatcgacatacaaaagtttgttttttaaaaattcgcgtaaaaatacttttaggcctaccagccgaaaactcttgaatcacgcgccttgggggatgctgggagttcacggatcaaggtgttgttttttgttttacaatccgttacgcaggcacgcaagcgcgaatttctttcttgccgcactaaaaagtatctgtgacacatctcggaaattatttcgtcactttgacataatttttgtaccattttaaattagccgtttacatggagtattatatatagaaaatgtgtgcatttttatgtagaatacaacaaaaaaatactcatgattgtagcttttatcagttttgagatattttcatataaatcacgataagtgccaaaatttcaacctttggaactttgactctaccgaaatggtcaaaaaacgcaattgtaagctaaaactcttatattttagtaatattcaatcatttaccttaattttgcaactaattggaagtctctagcacaatatttcgatttatggtgtatttatgaaaaaactttttctttacgtccgcgcggtaactcttcgaaaaaaatcatacatgcgattgtggtaatgtttgcaccattttaaaattagacgttacataaagttttatatatggaaatgtgcgcaatttcatgcacaatacaactaaaaaaacaacccatggttgtagctttatcaattttgaaatattttcatataaaaaatgatgtgacaaattttcaactttcggtcaaatttgactctaccgaaatggtcgaaaaacgcaattgtaagctaaaacgtttatattctagtaatattcaatcatttcccttcattttgcaacaaattgaaagtctctagcacaatattttgatttatggtgaatttatgaaaaaataacattttctttacgtccgtgcggtaactcttccgaaaaaatcatacgtgcgattgtggtaatgtttgcaccattttaaattagccgttacataatgttttatatatgaaaatgtgcacagtttcatgtagaatacaacaataaataattgaaggttgtagcttttctcatttttgaaatatttgcatataaatcacgataaatagaaaaaaaaccacgttcggtcatcttgaaacaaattcgaagtctctagcacaatatttagatttatggtgaattaaaaaaaaaaacttttcttctcctccgcgcgcggattctccgccaccaatctccgaaatgtgtacgtcccattctcggaatatttgctcccttttcatataggcatttcatagagttttatatatgaaaatgtgtgcaatttcatgtagaataaaaaatatttaaaggttgtagcttttctaatttccgaaataattgcatataaaaaaaatatataaaaaaattcgacattcggtcaactttaactcgtcagatatgtcgaaaactgcaattgtaagccaatactcttacagtataagtaatattcaatcatttgtcttcattttgaaatgaaattggaagtctctaggacaatatttagatttatggtgaatttaaaaaaaaaatatttgtttacgtccgcacgttacgaattcatgcattattttgtgatatattttctctgtattgcttttattgttttacaatgtgttatataccaaaatgatagcaatttagtgtaaatcaacacaacaaaaaaaggtaactttttacctttaaccgttttgcgcacagcgcgatttgaatacaattatatatgaaatttcgtttttgcgctatcatatatcgcattatttatatatgataatgataatttttttgttttttcatttctgatggttgcatactaaacttcagccaatgaaaaaaaaggagcgaaaaatgactcttaatcttgaaaactaagcgcgctgtgattttttgaaaaaaatattttttccgcttccgcgctcactccaaaacacctccggcacacgggagacaatttttattttaccgcttcggcgtttaagggttaatattgctTCACTACAGGATCAATCTGTCTACCACCCCacacctgttattactactccagagaagccatccgtcCACTAAgacttaaagaaaaacaaaaggggACATCAAGTAGGGGGCAATGGAGTTTGCTCAGTTCCAATTAAGGGTCATAAATATACTATAGGCAATCATAAGACAGGAAATAAAAACCAGAACCAACAAGGAGAGGGCTATGATAGAccataatttttcaaaacaatcaaTGAATGGATCCCATGAAACAAAATGAATCttgttgcaaaataaaacaaagttgTCCTTTACCCCTTTATAGCTGAGAGATAAAATTTATTTAGTTCTTCAAAGAAATTATGAGGCTGGTCAGTGACCTCTGAGAAAAGCTATTGAGCACAACGAATTTGATGACTGATAAACAACATTTAATACAGAAGAGATTTTGAGATACTAGATGACATCCATTGACAATACTGTCTGTTTTAAATTCTGCTGGAACTCTCAAGGTATGATGATACATCGGGCATGTCAGTAGTTTAGAATACAAAAAAGGAGACATCTGCCAATCACTTATTCCGAGGTGACACACTGAGGGAAAACCTTGTCAGTCAGTCCATATAACAATGAGTAACAAGCAAGTAAATGTACAAAAAGTAGATGATCTACAAATACAAGAAACATGTACTCAATGAGCTACCAATAAGAATGACACTTAGTGCAGTAAGCAAGGCAGTGACTCCCACTACCAGGGTAACCCATCCATACTAGAATAGTCATTTTTGGTACTCACAAAGTACCTAGCTACTTTTATTTCTGAGGGTCTAGGCCTGTCTATCTGTCTACTGGCAGAATAAGGTGCATACAAAATAACAGTTTCTATTATTCATTGAAAATGACTAGCTTCTTTTGTTTCAGTCCCTTAGGATTTCCCAATGCCTTGATATGCAACCTAATGGAAATATTCTTCAACAATAACTACTTAAATATGGttattattttgtgaattttagtTTACAATTCCTGATTACTTGTAACAAAATTCTCAACTGCATAAATTTCATTTGCTTATTAAGACTATTTCTAgaattattttctataaaaccCTTTATCAAACTCTGTGCAAGTATATGGTTCTTATTTAATATTACTGAGATCTACAACTACATATTTGGAAACATTCTTTCCAAATTATATAATGTGAACAGCTTTTCTTCTGTGTGATTTCTTATGCAACATTAGGTGACTTTTCCGATAAAATGCTTTTCCACAGTCATCACAcatgaatggcttttctccagtatgaATTTTTATGTGAGCATTGTGGTGGCTTTTTCTCAAAAATGCTTTCCACATTCATTGCAAGTGAACGGCTTCTCCCCGGTATGTATTCTCATGTGAGGTATAAGACGACTTTTCCACATAAATGCTTCGCCACACTCAGTGCAAATGAAAGGCTTTTCTCCTGTGTGAATTCGCATGTGGGATTTGAGTTCGCTTTTCAGTGAAAATGCATTTCCACATATGTTGCAATTTAACGATTTCTCTCGGGTGTGAATATTCATGTGACGTACAAGATGGCTTTTTCTTAAAAATGACTTTCACATTCCGTACAAGTGAATGGTTTTTCACCTGTATGAATTCTCATGTGAGCTTTGAGTTCACTTCTCTGAAAATATGGTTTTCCACAATCACTACACATTAATGGCTTCTTCTTAGTGTGGGCAGACCCCTCCTTCCTCAAACCATCTTTTGTTGAaaaccttttttcatatagtGTGGATGACAAAGCCTCTTTTTCTTTGTGAGTTTGCTGTTGACTTTCAAGGCAGTCTCTCTGATAAAACTGACTTTCACTCAGTTTGAAAAGTTGACTGTAACCATGCTTGGTAACTGTCcgtgattttacatttccttcactTCCACAGTCTTCATCACAGCTTTCCTGTTCTTCCTCATTCTCTGGTGAATCACTTTTGAATGAATACTGAACGTCATTTCCATCACCTTCAAATCGTCTGGTTCTGTCTTGATTCCCCTGTATGAATCCAAAAACACAGGGGTATCATTTGTGGCTGTACTAAGGTAACCATCCAAATCTTTACTTTCATGTTCACCTGGAGCTGGATCTGCAATTTCTACCTTTACAAGAAGTTCAGGATAGACCTCAGAATCCATTTTAGCCTTTGTCCTTAAATATTTTTACCTTTAAATACCTTTTAATCATACAAAACTGTAAATATGCTCACAATTCATTGTTTTGGGGAATGCAACTCACCTAgaagaaatttatgaaaactaATTCAACTTTTTGTTAATTGCACAAGTTCATAGGTTCTACATTTTCCCCAATAAAAAATCCAAAGTATTttacaagaatataaaaaaaatttcattggtATAAAGCTGTGGTCTTGTATAATTCAGTTTCCTTGGAAATAACTAATTAATACACTACACAATATTCCATCATACGGGTTtccttaaatataaaaatcactttaaaaactACAGAAGATTTCACACTATTTAAATTTCTGACACATTACCATCTATACAaacaaattaattgaaaaattttcttttattagactCCAAACTAAGTGAAATTACTGtagtataatgaaataaaatcactCAGAAAGATTTGAGTGTTTTTATAAGAAGAATCTGATGATCATTTTCACTGACTGGATTACTCTGAAATAAAAAGGTATACATACTATAAGGAAAtcagagtatatgtatatatgtataatattttgaaCATAAAAACATTAGAGGTGTTAACATATTTGAACAAAGGCAGCACTGCTTAGTCACAATTACCACTATAAGACAGACAAAATTAATTTCTACATACAAACCCATGGCCTACAAAATGTCTAggagtgtaaataaaaaaaaattacatgacacAAACTAATATCAAAACAAAGGCAGCAGTTGATAATGTCAGATTTATAAGATAAagattgttatttttaatgacaAAATTAATGTTAACATACAAAcatgacattttcataataaaataaagtcttatatatacttaccaagtacataattacatgctacaggcagtccccagttatcgatgCGGGGTTCCTTTCTCGGAGGGATGCTggtaagtgaaaactgccattaattgaaacttggcaatttatggtgaTTGTGGCGTCAAGTTTTGTTTAATGGTCACCCCCCTCAGATACTGCAAAAACACTTCTCACTGCACTTTCACTTAACACTTTATCAACAAAAGCTCTGAAGGCAACAGCTAATTCCATTATGGAATTAGCTAAACACTCAAAACTTTCTGTCAAATTGTGACTCAAGACTAGCAATGGCATAAGGATCAAAGGCATGGGAACCTGGTAAAGGAGTCAGTGGCAAAGATGAAGGAAGGCTAGAATGGGTGATACAGGAGGAGCAGGAGTGGAAGGAAAAGCACTATCCTCTATCTCTTCAGGTAAAGGAATAGTTTCAAGACTAGCTCTACATTTAGCTCTAATAGGCACCTTCCTTTTCTCATCCTTATCTAATCTGTCTAAATGAGCCTATAAAACTCTCCACTGATTATCATCCCACCCTTTACACTCTGAGCACGTTAATTCCTTAAAGCACACTTTATACACTTGGTATGGGTATCATAAACCAACTTAAGAGCAAAAAACACCATTCAAGATGAAAATACAgtaggtacctcgagatacgaaaggctcaacttacgaaaaatccaagttacaaaagtcaatgcgaaaaattttactgctctcatacgaaaagttttcaagatacgaaaggttgttgctgtaaagtcccgagattcgcccggaccaccgagaacaattttaaaactacccgcgccgccaactgagtaaactcgccaccatcctNNNNNNNNNNNNNNNNNNNNNNNNNNNNNNNNNNNNNNNNNNNNNNNNNNNNNNNNNNNNNNNNNNNNNNNNNNNNNNNNNNNNNNNNNNNNNNNNNNNNNNNNNNNNNNNNNNNNNNNNNNNNNNNNNNNNNNNNNNNNNNNNNNNNNNNNNNNNNNNNNNNNNNNNNNNNNNNNNNNNNNNNNNNNNNNNNNNNNNNNNNNNNNNNNNNNNNNNNNNNNNNNNNNNNNNNNNNNNNNNNNNNNNNNNNNNNNNNNNNNNNNNNNNNNNNNNNNNNNNNNNNNNNNNNNNNNNNNNNNNNNNNNNNNNNNNNNNNNNNNNNNNNNNNNNNNNNNNNNNNNNNNNNNNNNNNNNNNNNNNNNNNNNNNNNNNNNNNNNNNNNNNNNNNNNNNNNNNNNNNNNNNNNNNNNNNNNNNNNNNNNNNNNNNNNNNNNNNNNNNNNNNNNNNNNNNNNNNNNNNNNNNNNNNNNNNNNNNNNNNNNNNNNNNNNNNNNNNNNNNaggatggtggcgagtttactcagtttggCGGCGCggtagttttaaaattgttctcggtggtccgggcgaatctcgggactttacagcaacaacctttcgtatcttgaaaacttttcgtatgtagagcagtaaaatttttcgcattgacTTTCGTAACTTgggtttttcgtaagttgagccttacgtatctcgaggtactactgtatttcatCTTGAATGGTGTTTTTTGCTCTTAGCTTTTGCTATTAGCCAATTTAAGTTGGTTTATGATACCCATACCAAGTGTATAAAGTGTGCTTTAAGGAATTAACGTGCTCAGAGTGTAAAGGCTGGGATGATAATCAGTGGAAAGTTTATAGGCTCATTTAGACAGATTAGATAAGGATGAGAAAAGGAAGGTGCCTATTAGAGCTAAATGTAGAGCTAGTCTTGAAACTATTCCTTTACCTGAAGAGATAGAGGATAGTGCTTTTCCTTCCACTCCTGCTCCTCCTGTATCACCCATTCTAGTCTTCCTTCATCTTTGCCACTGACTCCTTTACCAGGTTCCCATGCCTTTGATCCTTATGCCATTGCTAGTCTTGAGTCACAATTTGACAAAGTTTGAGTGTTTAGCTAATTCCATAATGGAATTAGCTGTTGCCTTCAGAGCTTTTGTTGATAAAGTGTTAAGTGAAAGTGCAGTGAGAAGTGTTTTTGCAGTATCTGAGGGGGGtgaccattaaccaaaacttggcgccACAAtcaccataaattgccaatttgttcatgaaacttacctgtcagatatatatatagctgtattttctgaagtcccgacagaatttcaaaaacttccggcacacgcagtggtcggccagttggttagtacccattcccgccgctgggaggcgggtatcaggaaccattcccattttctattcatattttttctgtcgccggtgttgtaaacatctgtttgcacacctccgtctggattttggaaacttcattgccgctaagtatcctaattgtcttttgatttatttacttggatttgtggctaggcatacgctatcataagtttatttgaatttgattcatttttgcataagatatctgaatctagttaggctagtttcagagggtgttgtctgcaaagatagggtgtggctactgaaagcttcggtagatccgcacttggtatgcatgAGGGGTACGGGTCtttcttctttgttgagatttgtcatgtaaggagtgtgagactttgtctaattccgtaaggaagacgtatgattcgtatgtacgcaattaatcagtaaacaaaagtcagggtagtgaacctgctaaccttcctgtagactttattttgcctaaccctgtagtatggcctacgggctatgagcttatgtctgcgagaggtaatgccctttacgttatagattccatctgtatcttggaatctaaagtgctcgctctccaattattgttgtgaagtgtagtgccccttctGTAGTTGCTACttctaaccctgtagtgttgccttcgggccctgaaacagtgtctgtagagggtaatgccctttctctgatactgtatcgattcgtaacttaaaatcgaaagtgcttgctttagagagcaaaagtgaagtggctaagtgcagtgacagtgccccttgtgtagtggagggtgcgtcagatcggccttagttcgcctctaggccgggacctctgctggactcccaggaacacagggagagagcatgtcgaaagccaaaggagggttacgaggaacccccaccgatctgacgtgccttcggcagacctgaagatactcccaggctgccaaagtgcgtgcacgtgcacgaatcctgaaggattgcttctcgtcctccaaagcatcctccccgcgcaggggttggagctttcggaaggactcgcgccctctatagaagctttatagaagaggacgcttcacgtcctctctctctctctctctctcgtcatgcgttgcagtgagaagtaagaagtacgtctttccaccgagaaaaagggaaaaagaagtcatagtagcaggacgcttttgagcgcggacttcctagctttgttactgtgagaataagaaggcgttccctcgcccctcgtattctcacacgatcaacccttctcctgagactgcttcgtgcagtcggatttctctccgagatgtctctcgctcttccctgaaggcagtttctctcgcttgttttgacgcctgtcaggagcgtgacgctaatctgcacgcttcttttgacgctcggcttgaacgggacgctcggatggacgccaggcactcgcgggtgcacgccaagcgcacGCGGgggcacgccaagcgcgcgccagtggacgccaggagcgcgccagcgcacgccaggtgtgtcgcctggctgaacgtttctgttgaactccttcggtgatcccttctacctcacctgcaaagaatgtgaagtaagcagtgcttcggaggaagcttaaagtgaacaggcaacttcgtcttcgaaacccagcaagaccacgggtttcgtgaattcaagaggtctctgtcaattaatattgcttttcgcaaagtccaggattggatggagttaaggaaagctcaagggaagatctcttttgctctaccgcagtcaagactttgcggtaaggcagcaacggggtatgtaaaagctcgacgtcctgctcgtcatgacgctcgacaacgttcagtaggattcttgcaaaggcactcatcaagaggacgctcttcaggaaagcgcaagccaggacttcctttgccatactgccaataaatttaagcgtTAGCAGGCATTCGTTGTgttacgggagaggaagctggttggagagttccttcctcttcccaggataattttgcaagcctttttagtccatctgaaagggcttttcagatgatagattttgttagttccttgttcgggactacgctgtcgaagttgaacatcggggtcctacctgccgtgAGCCCAGTcttattgcgtaagcggataagctcttattaacaagattcggaagagctctcattcatcaatcgcagactcgtacaagaatagacttgtagactacgtctgtggaataatgtatattttaactatgcaattgctgtacgattcatttccatgtatttaataaaatcacttattgtgaacgcatccgcatgtgtcgccctgtatGATGAACCCCGCACATGCGCATGgctattcttcttgcttctcttggcgcgagctgcacgccctgcagagcctctgaacatatttaccttttgctgcttggaataaagaaatctactactcgggatatcatttctcccatcctgcaatctttcgtATTCTAATGGCGCAGTGACGAAACCATTCAGCATTTTCAAGGAACACCGGAATCAGCATTCAAACCCAGCCGCCATTACCCCTCGGTCGCCTTTGGATTTTACAGTGCTAGTGCGGTTCTTATGATATGTTCATGCAGTGTTTGTGTAGTGCCAGTGCAGTGTAATGTCAGTGCTTTGATTTTAGTGggttgtatttttcttgtgccTTGCCCCAGCTCTACGGGTACCCTTATTTCCATACCCAGCTACAGAGCCCGAGGCACATCCACCCACGCTCATCATTTGCCATACACTGCCGACTCATTTTTTCAACGGACAAGGTCGAGTGGTCGCTCCCCACTCCCCACCCGACCACCCACCCCAGGAGCCCACCCAGCCCACTCTCCACCGCCTGCGAGGATTCGCCGCACAGATGAAGAATTATTTACAGgaactttttaataaaaactgtaGAAAGTCTTCCTCATcgttcttctcttcctttaaacTGCAGTTGACATTGCAGAAAACTTCTCATAATGGCTTCTGCTTCACATCAAGATGAGCCTGGGGATATGCAACACGACCAGGACCTTGAGGACCGCCAGTTGCCTTCACACCCAGTCTCACCAACAGACCGTTGAACCCTTCCAGGTTTTGCAACGCTGGAAACCCCACCTTTGCTCTCACCGCACCTGAGTATACCGCCTCCCACAGCTCCAAATACGGAGTTAAGGCTCCTCATCAAGTACCTGGAGGAAATTCGACAGGCCGAGTTGGCTGCACGTCGGAGAGAGGAAGAGCAACGTCGTTATGAAGAGGAACAACGTCGTCACGAAGAGGATCTACGCCACCAAGAGGACaacttaagaagagaggaggaagctcAGCGTTTCACCGTACTGTTGCAGCTACTTAGTGTCAATTCGACCCAGCAGCAAGCAACACCAGCGGACTCACAACTTCCCACACAATCCTCAGTGCCATCGTCCACCCAGCCACCACCCCCACAGAAAGCCATCGCCCAGACCCCGCCGCCCTTACGTCCTGATGCCACGTACCAAGTGTTCAGGGAATGGCGTAGACGCTGGGATGACTACAGTGTGATGGTGGACTTAGGTACATTACCTACCAGGGAACAGATGATACAGCTTCGTATGTGCCTCAGCCTGGAGACCCAAAGAATACTCGAGCACACGCTCAATGTACCACCAGACACGGATTGGAGTGTTGACGAGGTCTTGAATATTCTCCAGGAACACATCAAGAACCTGCGGAATGAAGCTCTACGACGCAGGGAcctgctctcctgcaagcagagggaaggggaaagcttCAGCGACTTCTACGTCCGACTGAAGCATGTAGCAGAGGAAATCGACGTCTGTCCTGGCCATTCTGCTGTGTGCGAGGAGACTCAGCTGAAGATGATCATTATCATGGGAGTCAGGGACGAGGAGCTCACTCAGAAACTCATTGCCCTGGACGCTGCAGCTTCATTGGCCACCATGGTTAACGAATGTCGCTCCTATGAGGCCACATGGACAGCCACTACCGCCATACGTGCCCCTCCTTCTAAATTGTGTGCCGTCTCCacgtataaaaaaatcaaaggac from the Macrobrachium nipponense isolate FS-2020 chromosome 42, ASM1510439v2, whole genome shotgun sequence genome contains:
- the LOC135213292 gene encoding gastrula zinc finger protein XlCGF57.1-like produces the protein MELAVAFRAFVDKVLSESAGNQDRTRRFEGDGNDVQYSFKSDSPENEEEQESCDEDCGSEGNVKSRTVTKHGYSQLFKLSESQFYQRDCLESQQQTHKEKEALSSTLYEKRFSTKDGLRKEGSAHTKKKPLMCSDCGKPYFQRSELKAHMRIHTGEKPFTCTECESHF